The Legionellales bacterium genome contains the following window.
ACGCCAAATTTGCCAAAATAAAAATAACAGTAATCCGAGTCCGACTACGCCAAATTGGAATAGGGTGATTAAATATTCGTTATGTGGATCGTTTAAACCATCGGGAAAATTAGGTGTATGTTCAACTTTTTTATTGTAACGCAAATAGAAACTACCCACCCCACTGCCAAGAATCGGATATTCTTTGATGAGTTGCAGGCTATTCGTCAGAAACGTTAAGCGCAAACCCAAGGAATTATTATCGAGTTGATGAACTTTGTATTGATCGACATTTTCCGACGCTGCTCGAATTTCGTTTTTAAAAATACTTGAATAATGATAACAAGCTAAAAAACCCAAAGGGATAATAATTAAAGTTGTGATAATGCCACGCCAATGCCATTTTTGCCATGACAATAAGATGAGTAATGCGGCAGAAATTAAATAGCCTGTTCTTCCAGAATTAATAAAATAAATTTGAAAGATAATCAGGGCTAATAATAATACATATATCAATAAGCGCCACCCATGCTTGGCAAACACTCTGAGTGCAATAATATAAGCGGCAAACGACATTAAAAAGCTAGTTTCAATATGATTTTTAAAAATAGTCCCGTCATCCACACTGGGATCGCTGTGGAGGATACCAAGCCATTTTGCATACGATAAAATTAAGGTGATTAACATAGCGATAAGAAATAAATTAATCCCACGATTTCGCCATTCTGCCTCACTAAATAATGGCATCAGTAAGGGAATAAACAGTAATTTTGCATAGCGATGTAATCCTTGGCCAATGTCTATCGCCCTACCTTGGCTATAAAGCGCGCTCACGCTAATCAATAGAAAATACATAAGCACAGCAATGGTAATAGGATTTTTAATGACGCGATTAAATTTTTCATATAAATTTCCAGCAATTATCGACAATAGCACAGCTGTCACTAAACATACATTCATGGCAAGAACGTTGATGGGTAAAAAAAGTAGCGTGGCGATGGCGGCGAGTTTACTAAGATAATCGGCAGCATAACGCCATCCTGAGTAATTAAACTGTGGGTTAGTTAAAAGCTTATCCGTTTGCAAAAATCTCATCTCACTGGTTGTTTTCGCGCTTTACCTTAACGCGTTCAGAAAATTAAATGAAGCTTGGAGTGTGCATTAATCGACAAGGCGAGTCAAGATTGTCGAGCAAAAACTGTCGACAACTCTAGATGTGAGGCATTGACTTCAGTAGAATAAGCCTTGAATGATGACTGCGGGCGTTTCAAGTGTGTTATTAATTTTAATGTATCATCGTATTTCCAATACTGGCATTCCCAATGACGTGGAAAAATTTTCCGATCATCTACGCTATTTAGCTCGGCATTATCCACTGATTTCTCCAGGCGATCCGCTGCATCCACGGCGATTATCAGTGTGTTTAACGTTTGACGATGCCTACGCTGATTTTTATCATGTGGTTTTCCCCTTATTACGAGAATTATCGATTCCAGCAGTGCTGGGCGTACCGGTATACTATATTGTGGAAACCACCTCACAGCCTAGTCAATCAAGATTAGCCATTTCTCCACAAGATGCTTTTAACCCCTCCATTTATGCTAACGCTGCACCCTTTTGTACATGGCAAGAATTACGAGAAATGGCTGGCACGGAGTGGGTAAAAGTCGCTTCGCATTCGTTTCATCATCCCACATTAACGGCACAGGATGTGGATTTATTTCAAGAAATTAATCACTCTAAATATGTGTTAGAAAATCAATTAAATCAAACCATCGATACCTTTATTTATCCCTATGGCCAAATGAATAAGTTGGTTCATGCTGAAGTTAAGCAGCAGTATCGCTATATTATGCGGGTAGGGTCAGCGTTAAATTATAATTGGATCAATAAAAATAATTTATTATATCGCGTTGATGCCGATCATTTTTGGCCAATGCAAAAACTTTGGAGCTTGGGCGATAGGGCACATTATTTTTTTAAATTTTTATTCAATCAGCTACGAGGAAAATAAAACATCTATGACTCACGACCCTATTATTTTTGCCCTATTTTTAATTTTTGCTGGCGCTGCGGTAATTGCAACAATCGTGCTCTACACTCGTCAATCTTTATTGGTCGCTTATATGTTATTGGGCGCTATGCTGGGTCCGTGGGGGTTAAACTGGTTTTCAGATTCAATGTTAGTGTCGCAAGTCGGCAATGTCGGAATTATATTTTTACTCTTTTTAATGGGACTCAGTTTAAAACCCAGTAATTTATTTAAAATGTTACAAAAAACCACGATAATTACTTTAATCAGCTCACTAATATTTTTATTTATAGGCTTTTTACTCAGCCGATTATTTGGCTACACCTGGAATGAATCGCTGCTAGTTGGCGCGGCGATGATGTTCTCCTCCACCATTATTGGGATTAAATTATTACCCACCACCATTTTGCATCACCAGCATACTGGGGAGGTGATGATCAGTATTTTACTAATGCAAGATATTATTGCCATCATCGTGTTATTGATTCTGCACGGTTTGGAGAGTGGAGGTTTTCATCTGGTTGAATTTATCAAAATGTTGTTTGCCTTACCCTTATTATTGGGAATTGCTTTTTTAGGAACCCGTTTTTTTTTATTACGCTTAATTCGTCGTTTCGATCGCATTCAAGAATATATTTTTTTAATTTCGATTGCTTGGTGCTTAAGTATGGGAATTTTAGCTGATGAGCTGGGTTTGTCGGCTGAAATTGGCGCTTTTATTGCAGGCGTTTCTTTAGCTACTAATCCGGTCTCTATTTATATTGCAGAAAGTTTGAAACCCTTACGCGATTTCTTTTTAATTATGTTTTTCTTTGCCATTGGGGCAAGTTTTAATATTCATTATTTTCCACAAGTGATAATTCCCGCGTGTGTGTTGGCAGCCGCGATGCTAATTGCTAAACCCTGGGTATTTCGTTTTTTATTAATTCGTGTCGGAGAAGTGCAACACATTGCCACAGAAATTGCTTTTCGCTTAGGACAGTTGAGTGAATTTTCATTATTGATTACCTACTTGGCATTAAATACTTTTTCAGGAAAACAGTTAATTGCATCACCTGCGGCCTATTTAATTCAGGCCGCCACCATAGTAACCTTTATTGTATCTTCGTACGTGGTGATTTTTCGTTATCCAACGCCCATTGCTTTATCCGATAAATTACGGCGAGATTAAAGATGAAAATTCAACAGCATTATTTTACTGCCATGCCCTTTATTCCTTCACCGAATTTTAACGAGCGCCCAGCCAATACCACTATCGATCTAATTGTTATTCACGCGATTTCTTTGCCGCCCGATCAATTTGGCGGTAATTTTATTGAAGCCTTTTTCTTAAATCAATTAAACACCACATTACATCCTTATTTTCAAACGCTCAGCGGAATACAAGTCTCAGCGCATGTGGTGATCTATCGCGATGGCACATGTCAACAATTTGTACCTTTGGATAAACGTGCCTGGCATGCGGGTCAATCAAGTTTTGCCGGTAGAGAAAATTGTAATGATTTTTCGATTGGCATTGAGCTTGAAGGCAGTGATCAGCAACCTTATACCGCTATACAATATACGCAATTGCAAGCCGTGGTTAATTGTTTACTTGCGAATTATCCGGCGATTACGCATGATAGGATTGTGGGGCATTGCGATATTGCACCAAATCGTAAAACCGACCCAGGTCCTCATTTCGATTGGGAACGTTTTAAAAATGGTTTATCAAAAACCTAACACAGTGCGCTATAATTACCTGAACCAAGGTGGATTAACCATCCGCATCATACACAAGGACTTACCATGTTTACATTATTTGTTGTCATTATAACATTGATGTTTGAATATGCCGTGGGATTTAATCCCCAATTTCGCTGTTATTTTTGGTTTGAGAGTTATTTAAATTTATTGCAACCTTGGGTTAAGCGAATTTCTAAATGGCGCGAATGGTCGGGTTACATTGCCTTTATGCTGCCTATTTTACTGCTCACCTTATTTTTTAATTGGCTTTTTTGTGAATGGATTTGGGGTTTGGTCGGATTATTATTTAATATTGCCATTTTAATTTATTGTCTTGGGCCTCGCGATTTATTACTACAATTTGGCTTATATAAAGAAGCCTATGAACGTGGCGATAACGTTGCTGCCAATCAACATTTACAAACGATGATCGAAGCACCAATTAACGCAGATGAATTAACTGCCAACCGCGAATTATCTCATCATTTATTCATACAAGCGAATCAACGAATTTTTGCCGTATTATTTTGGTATAGCATTTTAGGGGTAGTAGGTGCAGTACTCTATCGTTTTACCGTGATTTTTAAAAATATTGCTCAGCGCGAAAGTAGTGATTACGGTTTATATGCAGCTGTCACTCAATGCGTGCAAACGTTAATGGATTTTATCCCCGCCCGCTTAGTAGGACTTGCCTACGCTTGCGCAGGCGATTTTGTGCGCGGCTTTAATGCCTGGCGCGAATTTGCATGGGGTAATTTGCACAGCAGCTACGAATTATTAAAAGCCTGTGGTATCGGTGCAATTGCCGCGTCTAAACGCGCCAAATCGGGATTGGCTGAAAATGTTGCTGCGATTGAATTAATACAACGCAGTATTTGGTTGTGGGTGATTGTTTACGCTTTAATTATATTTTTTGGATGGTTACTCTAATTATAAATAATTTTATAAATAATTTATTCAAGCTGATTATCGCAGGGATTATTTTTATTTTAAACCCAGTTTATGCCAACATTATCGTCCGCGATGATGTTGGTAATATTGTTACTATCGCAAAACCTGCCACTCGCATCGTGAGTCTTGCTCCGCATTTAACAGAAATGATTTATGCGCTCAAGGCAGGTCAACAATTAATTGCGGTGAGTACTTACAGCAATTTTCCCCCGGCCGCGCAAAAACTTCCGGTGATTGGCAGCGATCACGGTTTAGATTTAGAACGCATTCTCGCCCTACATCCCGATTTAATTTTAGCTTGGCATTCCGGCAATCCGCGCGATGAAATTCAACAATTAAAAAAAATGGGGATCGCTGTTTATGAAAATAATCCACAACAATTAAATGAAATTGCTCATACCTTGCAAAACCTGGGCAAATTAACCGGACATGAGAGCTTGGCCAATACCTTGACAAAACAATTTAATCAGCAGCTAAGCGATTTAAAAAAAATGTATCACTCATCTCATCCGCTGCGCGTATTTTTTGAAATTTGGCATCAACCTTTAATCACGATAGGTCATCCACATTATATTAATCAAGCGATTGAATTATGCGGAGGAAAAAATATTTTTGCAGACGAATCTCTTGCCACCTTTCAAACTACACCAGAAGCGGTATTGGCACGCAATCCACAAATTATTATTGCAAGCTCAGACGATCCCAATTGGCAAAAAACCTGGCGTTTATTTACAACGATGGCAGCGGTCAAACACCACCACTTATTTACCCTCAATGCCGATTTAATCGAACGCCCAGGCCCTCGTTTGATTCAGGGGATTAAACAACTCTGCGCGATGGTGAGTGATGCTTCGAGAGAGGGGTAGTCTAAAAAATTTTTAACTGATGGTGATGAGGTAACCATTCTGTTAGCCGATTTAATTACTCCAGGAGTTTCGCGCAAGTGCGAAACTCCTGTATTCATGCAACTTGGATTTTAGCTTATATTGTGTTGCGAGGAGTGTTTTTCCCAGGTTGCATTTCAACATCGCTATCCCTACCAGTTTGCGGTGCTTGATCAACTTGCATTGTACTAGCGACTGCTGGGTTATTAGTAACAGGGCGACTCAATTGTAAAATTTGTGCGGTAGGAGTCGCAGTCGCAGTACTAATAATGGACGATATGGAAGAAGAGGTATTATTACTCTTAATGCTCGGCCAATGCTGCCTGAAGGCAGAAGAGGTATTTGCTCTTGTTGCGTTACTCGATAAATTAGACATGATCTCGCTAGTTGAACTCGAGCTGTTGTTCGATAAGCTAATTGTCGTAACTGAAGAAGACCCTTTAGGGTGGTTAGCACTGCTTGTGCTCGAGTTAGAGCTACTGCTACTTGAACTAGAGCTTGAGCTGACTGATGTAGCGTTGGTCATTTTGACCTGATAAGGTAGATTTGAGGTCTGCTTCGTACTAACAATAGACGATGCGGAAGAAGAGGTACTCACTCTTGTTGCGTTACACGATAAATTAGACATGATCTCGCTACTTGAACTCGAGCTGTTGTTCGATAAGTTAATTGTTGTAACTGAAGAAGACCCTTTAGGGTGGTTAGTACTGCTTAAATCTGCCTTAGAGCGACTACTAATACTGGAGCTAGAGTCATTACTGCGGTGGTCATCGTGGTTATAAGTAGTTTGCTCGGAGAAAGTTGAGATTTCCGTTTTAGGGCGTTTAATTAATCTTGTGGGTGTTTCATTAGAGGTATTGCATGTTGTATTGTGGTCATTATTTGACATGTTATCTGCTTGCGTGGAAGCTATAGAGCGTTTTGGATTGGGTTTGTCGCCGCTCGCTTTGTTAATGATGGAATCTGTGTCAATAAATTTTGCATTAGCTTCTTCATCTCCTACGCTTTCGATTCCAAAATCGTTTGTATCAATTTTTTTCTTTCTTATATGTCGGAGGAGGGATCGACTCATAGATCCTAACTTTTTAGGATCTGGTACATCTCCTGATTCTTTATAGCGTCGATATTGCATTATGAGAGTCGAAATAATCATGTTAGGCTTACTGTTATCATTTTCGGAATGGTGATCTTCTGGCCCAGAATTTTGGGAATCCTGTTTTTTATCAGCAAATAACTTTTCCCAAACGAGATCTAAAGTTACTATAAGATCATTAAACTCATCCGCGCCTGCACTCATTAGCGTATCAAACTTAAATAGCTCTCCAAAAGTTGTCCACTCGCTTACTTTTTGTAGAATATGGTAAAGTCGAGACGCTGTATTGGGGTTACTTTTTGTAACAACCTTCTTTGTAATATCAGGATTGGAAAACCAAGTATTATAATCAAATAAAGTATCATCTTCATCTTCTTGCCAAGGTCTGTTTGCAAAGTCGGTAAAAAAAGGTAAACCCCTATTCATCATTAAATTGCCAAAGGGATTCGCGCTTAAAACTACTACCCATCTTACAGTAGGTTTTAATGCTAATATATCATTTAACGTTATGTTTTGTTTAACTGGGGTATATTTGGATATCTCTTGATTAGAACATAAGGATACGATGTTGTTAAAATAGCTTAAAAAGAATATAACTTCTGCTTTAGTTTTAAGAAGCGAGGAAGTCAATAAATCAGAAATTTTTAGAGTTACCTTACTGTGTAAATCAATTTGGTTAATGCCATTAAGAGCTTTGGGATCGGCTAGTAATCTTTTCGAATGAGGATCTAATTTCAATAACGCATCTAATGAACCATATTGATTATTGCTAACAAGAAACGGTAATATAGGTTTAATATCTCGAAGAAATTTAATAT
Protein-coding sequences here:
- a CDS encoding O-antigen ligase family protein, with protein sequence MQTDKLLTNPQFNYSGWRYAADYLSKLAAIATLLFLPINVLAMNVCLVTAVLLSIIAGNLYEKFNRVIKNPITIAVLMYFLLISVSALYSQGRAIDIGQGLHRYAKLLFIPLLMPLFSEAEWRNRGINLFLIAMLITLILSYAKWLGILHSDPSVDDGTIFKNHIETSFLMSFAAYIIALRVFAKHGWRLLIYVLLLALIIFQIYFINSGRTGYLISAALLILLSWQKWHWRGIITTLIIIPLGFLACYHYSSIFKNEIRAASENVDQYKVHQLDNNSLGLRLTFLTNSLQLIKEYPILGSGVGSFYLRYNKKVEHTPNFPDGLNDPHNEYLITLFQFGVVGLGLLLFLFWQIWRYSHGLGKELTPLAQAMLIAFAVGATCDSFLFLSTTGYFLVIFTSLFFAALPQNIPRANENAG
- a CDS encoding polysaccharide deacetylase family protein — encoded protein: MMTAGVSSVLLILMYHRISNTGIPNDVEKFSDHLRYLARHYPLISPGDPLHPRRLSVCLTFDDAYADFYHVVFPLLRELSIPAVLGVPVYYIVETTSQPSQSRLAISPQDAFNPSIYANAAPFCTWQELREMAGTEWVKVASHSFHHPTLTAQDVDLFQEINHSKYVLENQLNQTIDTFIYPYGQMNKLVHAEVKQQYRYIMRVGSALNYNWINKNNLLYRVDADHFWPMQKLWSLGDRAHYFFKFLFNQLRGK
- a CDS encoding cation:proton antiporter — translated: MTHDPIIFALFLIFAGAAVIATIVLYTRQSLLVAYMLLGAMLGPWGLNWFSDSMLVSQVGNVGIIFLLFLMGLSLKPSNLFKMLQKTTIITLISSLIFLFIGFLLSRLFGYTWNESLLVGAAMMFSSTIIGIKLLPTTILHHQHTGEVMISILLMQDIIAIIVLLILHGLESGGFHLVEFIKMLFALPLLLGIAFLGTRFFLLRLIRRFDRIQEYIFLISIAWCLSMGILADELGLSAEIGAFIAGVSLATNPVSIYIAESLKPLRDFFLIMFFFAIGASFNIHYFPQVIIPACVLAAAMLIAKPWVFRFLLIRVGEVQHIATEIAFRLGQLSEFSLLITYLALNTFSGKQLIASPAAYLIQAATIVTFIVSSYVVIFRYPTPIALSDKLRRD
- the ampD gene encoding 1,6-anhydro-N-acetylmuramyl-L-alanine amidase AmpD, with amino-acid sequence MKIQQHYFTAMPFIPSPNFNERPANTTIDLIVIHAISLPPDQFGGNFIEAFFLNQLNTTLHPYFQTLSGIQVSAHVVIYRDGTCQQFVPLDKRAWHAGQSSFAGRENCNDFSIGIELEGSDQQPYTAIQYTQLQAVVNCLLANYPAITHDRIVGHCDIAPNRKTDPGPHFDWERFKNGLSKT
- the ampE gene encoding regulatory signaling modulator protein AmpE, with the protein product MFTLFVVIITLMFEYAVGFNPQFRCYFWFESYLNLLQPWVKRISKWREWSGYIAFMLPILLLTLFFNWLFCEWIWGLVGLLFNIAILIYCLGPRDLLLQFGLYKEAYERGDNVAANQHLQTMIEAPINADELTANRELSHHLFIQANQRIFAVLFWYSILGVVGAVLYRFTVIFKNIAQRESSDYGLYAAVTQCVQTLMDFIPARLVGLAYACAGDFVRGFNAWREFAWGNLHSSYELLKACGIGAIAASKRAKSGLAENVAAIELIQRSIWLWVIVYALIIFFGWLL
- a CDS encoding cobalamin-binding protein translates to MVTLIINNFINNLFKLIIAGIIFILNPVYANIIVRDDVGNIVTIAKPATRIVSLAPHLTEMIYALKAGQQLIAVSTYSNFPPAAQKLPVIGSDHGLDLERILALHPDLILAWHSGNPRDEIQQLKKMGIAVYENNPQQLNEIAHTLQNLGKLTGHESLANTLTKQFNQQLSDLKKMYHSSHPLRVFFEIWHQPLITIGHPHYINQAIELCGGKNIFADESLATFQTTPEAVLARNPQIIIASSDDPNWQKTWRLFTTMAAVKHHHLFTLNADLIERPGPRLIQGIKQLCAMVSDASREG